From the Elstera cyanobacteriorum genome, one window contains:
- a CDS encoding class I SAM-dependent methyltransferase, producing the protein MTESEQAALAVALDRGLIALPETGPILAQGLIPGAPLEDLPQTRALLLEDFEPQADRLAARGWTVEPVPAASEPLRDRLTRDYGAAPRLALLIPGKQRERALGDLALMAETLAEGGMLAVAVANTGGAARAQGDLADLFGSVGVLSKHKCRVLWAQKGADFKTGLAAAWIAAAQPRPLPLLPHGSPVLTAPGLFAWDHLDAGSQLLAAHLPADLSGAVADLGCGWGYLSAELLARCPGITRLDALEADARAVALARQNLTDPRAAVRWADASQPHGVAQWDAVVMNPPFHQGRAALPDLGRAFIRAAAHGLKPGGRLMLVANITLPYERELEAEFASWQQIAEADGFKLLTAVR; encoded by the coding sequence AAACCGGCCCGATCCTGGCGCAGGGGCTGATTCCTGGCGCCCCGCTGGAGGATTTGCCGCAGACGCGCGCGTTGCTGCTGGAAGATTTCGAACCCCAGGCCGACCGGCTGGCGGCGCGCGGCTGGACGGTGGAGCCGGTGCCCGCTGCCTCCGAGCCCTTGCGCGACCGGCTGACCCGCGATTATGGCGCGGCCCCGCGCCTCGCCCTGCTGATACCCGGCAAACAGCGCGAGCGCGCGCTGGGCGATTTGGCCCTGATGGCGGAAACTTTGGCCGAAGGGGGGATGCTTGCCGTCGCCGTCGCCAATACGGGCGGCGCCGCGCGGGCGCAGGGCGATCTTGCCGATCTCTTCGGCTCGGTCGGCGTGCTGTCGAAGCATAAATGCCGCGTGCTTTGGGCGCAAAAAGGGGCCGATTTCAAAACCGGCCTCGCCGCCGCCTGGATCGCCGCCGCCCAACCGCGCCCGCTGCCGCTGCTGCCCCACGGCTCCCCCGTGCTTACCGCGCCGGGTCTGTTCGCCTGGGATCATCTCGACGCGGGATCGCAGTTGCTCGCCGCCCATCTGCCCGCCGATCTGTCGGGCGCGGTGGCCGATCTCGGCTGCGGCTGGGGCTATCTGTCGGCGGAACTGCTGGCGCGCTGCCCCGGCATCACCCGGCTGGATGCTCTCGAGGCGGACGCGCGCGCCGTCGCCCTCGCCCGTCAAAATCTCACCGATCCGCGCGCCGCCGTGCGCTGGGCCGATGCCAGCCAGCCGCATGGGGTGGCGCAGTGGGACGCGGTGGTGATGAACCCGCCGTTCCACCAGGGCCGCGCCGCGCTACCGGATTTGGGCCGCGCCTTCATCCGCGCCGCCGCCCACGGGCTAAAGCCGGGCGGGCGGCTGATGCTCGTTGCCAATATCACCCTGCCCTACGAGCGGGAGCTTGAGGCAGAGTTTGCGTCCTGGCAGCAAATCGCCGAAGCGGACGGCTTCAAACTGCTGACGGCGGTGCGCTGA